The Pseudomonas protegens genome contains the following window.
CTTGAGTCCATCGCGAGCACGCTCGCTCCTACAACAAGAAAAGAGCCGCGCCTGATCTTGCCTTGCACCGGAGTTCCCCATGACGGCCCACGCCGAGCTTTCGCCGACCCTGCAACTTGCCTGTGATCTGATCCGTCGCCCCTCGGTGACGCCGGTCGACGCCGATTGCCAGAAGCTGATGATGCAGCGCCTGGGCGATGCCGGCTTCAAGCTGGAACCGATGCGCATCGAGGACGTGGACAACTTCTGGGCCACCCATGGCCAGCATGAAGGCCCGGTGCTGTGCTTTGCCGGGCACACCGACGTGGTGCCCACCGGCCCGGTCCAGGCCTGGCAGAACGACCCGTTCGAAGCCCTGATCGATGAACACGGCATGCTCTGCGGCCGTGGCGCGGCGGACATGAAAGGCAGCCTGGCGGCCATGCTGGTGGCCGCCGAGCGCTTTGTCGCCGACTACCCGGACCACAAGGGCTCGGTGGCCTTCCTCATCACCAGCGACGAAGAAGGTCCGGCGCACCACGGCACCAAGGCCGTGGTGGAACGCCTGGCGGCGCGCAAGGAGCGCCTGGACTGGTGCATCGTCGGCGAGCCTTCGAGCACCAGCCTGGTGGGCGACGTGGTCAAGAACGGCCGCCGCGGCTCCCTCGGCGCCAAGCTGACGGTGCGCGGGGTACAGGGCCACGTGGCCTACCCGCACCTGGCGAAGAACCCGATCCACCTGGCGGCGCCGGCCCTGGCGGAACTGGCGGCCGAGCACTGGGACGACGGCAATGCCTTCTTCCCGCCCACCAGCTTCCAGATCTCCAACCTCAATTCCGGCACCGGCGCCACCAACGTGATCCCCGGTGATCTGGTGGCGGTGTTCAACTTCCGCTTCTCCACCGAATCCACCGTGGAAGGCCTGCAACAA
Protein-coding sequences here:
- the dapE gene encoding succinyl-diaminopimelate desuccinylase, with protein sequence MTAHAELSPTLQLACDLIRRPSVTPVDADCQKLMMQRLGDAGFKLEPMRIEDVDNFWATHGQHEGPVLCFAGHTDVVPTGPVQAWQNDPFEALIDEHGMLCGRGAADMKGSLAAMLVAAERFVADYPDHKGSVAFLITSDEEGPAHHGTKAVVERLAARKERLDWCIVGEPSSTSLVGDVVKNGRRGSLGAKLTVRGVQGHVAYPHLAKNPIHLAAPALAELAAEHWDDGNAFFPPTSFQISNLNSGTGATNVIPGDLVAVFNFRFSTESTVEGLQQRVAAILDKHGLDWHVDWALSGLPFLTEPGALLDAVSASIKQVTGRETKASTSGGTSDGRFIATLGTQVVELGPVNATIHQVNERILASDLDVLTEIYYQTLVKLLA